The following are from one region of the Betaproteobacteria bacterium genome:
- the mltG gene encoding endolytic transglycosylase MltG, giving the protein MRSWRWIGGVVLCAIVVACAWLASFVWRPLDFSGEMREFDIERGASLRTVARRLHKVGVLPDAWRFELLGRISGRDDDLKAGSYQLDANWSALELLNAITGAAAVRLDRIAFVEGWTFRQLRGALDAHPSLRHDTAALSNAEVLQLLGIARPSPEGLFFPDSYYFPKGTTDVSVLRRAALRMEAMLARQWAQRSTGLPIRDSYEALIVASIVEKETALEADRSLVAAVLLNRLRKGMRLQADPTVIYGLGESFDGNLRRRDLEADSPYNTYARPGLPPTPIAMPGLASLAAAVNPAASSALYFVARGDGSSHFSDSLDEHNRAVNRYQRQPGNGR; this is encoded by the coding sequence ATGCGCTCATGGCGATGGATCGGCGGTGTCGTTCTTTGCGCGATCGTCGTCGCCTGCGCGTGGCTCGCGTCGTTCGTCTGGCGCCCGCTCGATTTTTCGGGCGAGATGCGCGAGTTCGACATCGAGCGTGGCGCGAGCTTGCGCACCGTGGCGCGCCGCTTGCACAAGGTGGGTGTCTTGCCCGATGCGTGGCGCTTCGAGCTGCTCGGACGTATCTCGGGTCGCGACGACGACTTGAAGGCGGGAAGCTACCAGCTCGATGCGAACTGGTCGGCGCTCGAGCTGCTGAACGCGATCACCGGCGCGGCCGCGGTTCGGCTGGACCGCATTGCGTTCGTCGAGGGCTGGACCTTCCGTCAGCTGCGCGGCGCGCTCGACGCGCATCCGTCGCTCAGGCACGATACGGCCGCGCTCTCCAATGCCGAGGTCCTGCAGCTGCTCGGCATCGCACGGCCGAGCCCGGAAGGGCTGTTCTTTCCCGACAGCTACTACTTTCCCAAGGGCACGACCGATGTCTCGGTCCTGCGGCGCGCGGCGCTGCGCATGGAGGCGATGCTCGCACGGCAATGGGCGCAACGCAGCACCGGACTCCCGATCCGGGACTCGTACGAGGCTCTGATCGTCGCCTCGATCGTGGAGAAGGAAACCGCGCTGGAGGCCGACCGCTCGCTCGTGGCCGCGGTGCTGCTCAATCGTCTGCGCAAGGGCATGCGCCTGCAGGCCGATCCGACCGTGATCTACGGCTTGGGAGAAAGCTTCGACGGAAACCTGCGCCGGCGCGATCTGGAGGCCGACAGTCCGTACAATACCTATGCACGCCCGGGTCTGCCGCCGACGCCGATCGCGATGCCGGGGCTTGCTTCGCTCGCCGCGGCGGTGAATCCGGCCGCATCGTCGGCGCTGTACTTCGTCGCCCGCGGCGATGGCAGCAGCCATTTCTCCGACTCGCTCGACGAGCATAACCGCGCCGTGAACAGGTATCAGCGCCAGCCGGGAAACGGTCGATGA
- the fabH gene encoding beta-ketoacyl-ACP synthase III, with product MNHSRIIGCGSYLPAKVVSNDELARTVDTSDEWIFSRTGIKQRHIAAEGEATSDLALEASRNALAAAGISASALDLIIVATTTPDVIFPSTACILQAKLGARTGAAFDVQAVCSGFMYALATADALMRTGAYRNALVVGAEIYSRILDWKDRSTCVLFGDGAGAMVLTRSDAPGIIGARLHADGAYRDILAVPGSVRNGEVCGSPYLTMDGNAVFKFAVKVLGEIVDETLAAHGFARSQLDWVIPHQANIRIIQATARRLEMPMEKIVVTVDKHANTSAASIPLAYDVALRDGRIRPGQLVLMEGVGGGFTWGAVLTRV from the coding sequence TTGAACCATTCACGCATCATCGGCTGCGGCAGCTACCTCCCGGCCAAGGTCGTGAGCAACGACGAGCTGGCCCGCACGGTCGATACCTCGGACGAATGGATCTTCAGTCGCACCGGGATCAAGCAACGCCACATCGCCGCCGAGGGCGAGGCTACGAGCGATCTCGCGCTCGAGGCAAGCCGCAACGCTTTGGCAGCGGCCGGCATTTCGGCCTCGGCGCTCGATCTGATCATCGTTGCCACCACCACCCCGGACGTGATCTTTCCCAGCACGGCGTGCATATTGCAGGCGAAGCTCGGCGCCAGGACGGGCGCGGCATTCGACGTGCAGGCCGTGTGCAGTGGATTCATGTACGCCCTGGCCACGGCCGATGCCCTGATGCGCACCGGCGCCTATCGCAATGCGCTGGTCGTGGGCGCGGAGATCTATTCCCGTATCCTCGACTGGAAGGATCGCTCCACCTGCGTATTGTTCGGCGACGGTGCGGGCGCCATGGTGCTCACGCGCAGCGATGCACCGGGGATCATCGGCGCTCGCCTGCATGCCGACGGAGCTTATCGAGATATCCTGGCCGTGCCGGGCAGCGTGCGCAACGGCGAGGTGTGCGGCTCGCCTTACCTGACGATGGACGGCAACGCGGTGTTCAAGTTCGCGGTCAAGGTGCTGGGCGAAATCGTCGACGAGACGCTCGCTGCGCACGGTTTCGCGCGCTCGCAGCTCGACTGGGTCATTCCCCACCAGGCCAATATCCGGATCATCCAGGCCACGGCGCGGCGGCTGGAGATGCCGATGGAGAAGATCGTCGTGACCGTGGACAAGCACGCGAACACCTCGGCTGCCTCCATCCCGCTTGCTTATGACGTAGCCTTGCGCGACGGGCGCATCCGGCCGGGGCAGCTGGTGTTGATGGAAGGCGTGGGCGGCGGTTTCACCTGGGGTGCGGTTCTAACCCGGGTCTGA
- the rpmF gene encoding 50S ribosomal protein L32 has protein sequence MAVQQNKKSPSKRGMHRSHDALPLPGLAVEPTTGEVHLRHHVSPTGYYRGKKVVKTKAD, from the coding sequence ATGGCAGTTCAGCAGAACAAGAAATCGCCGTCCAAGCGCGGCATGCACCGTTCGCACGATGCGTTGCCGTTGCCGGGCTTGGCGGTGGAGCCGACTACGGGCGAAGTTCACTTGCGCCATCACGTCAGCCCGACCGGTTACTATCGCGGCAAGAAGGTCGTCAAGACCAAGGCGGATTAG
- the fabD gene encoding ACP S-malonyltransferase, with protein MTFALIFPGQGSQSVGMMNGFAENSAVRAAFEEAAEVLGRDMWRLAQEGPEEDQNLTVNTQPLMLTAGVAVFRAWTQAGGRAPSLLAGHSLGEYSAWVASGSLRFRDALPLVRLRAQAMQEAVPVGTGAMAAILGLSDDAVHEACTEAAQGEVVEAVNFNAPQQVVIAGHRAAVERAAAVAKMKGARRALLLPVSAPFHSSLLAPAAERLAQALADIELTAPAVPVVNNVDAAQVATPDEIRSALARQACRPVRWVESVRRIADSNVDCIIECGPGRVLAGLTRRIAPRVESLALTDEAAAAKAREAVAHG; from the coding sequence ATGACATTTGCATTGATATTTCCCGGTCAGGGATCGCAGTCGGTGGGCATGATGAACGGCTTTGCCGAAAATTCCGCCGTGCGCGCGGCTTTCGAGGAGGCGGCCGAGGTGCTGGGGCGCGACATGTGGCGGCTCGCTCAGGAAGGTCCGGAAGAGGACCAGAATCTCACGGTCAACACCCAGCCATTGATGCTCACGGCCGGCGTGGCGGTGTTCCGCGCCTGGACGCAAGCCGGTGGGCGCGCCCCGAGCCTGCTCGCCGGCCACAGCCTGGGCGAATATTCTGCCTGGGTCGCATCGGGTTCGCTCCGATTTCGCGATGCGCTGCCGCTCGTGCGGCTGCGCGCGCAAGCGATGCAGGAGGCGGTGCCGGTCGGCACGGGCGCGATGGCTGCCATCCTCGGCCTGTCGGATGATGCGGTGCACGAGGCCTGCACCGAGGCCGCGCAAGGCGAAGTGGTCGAAGCGGTGAATTTCAACGCGCCGCAGCAGGTCGTGATTGCAGGCCACCGCGCGGCGGTCGAGCGCGCCGCGGCGGTCGCGAAGATGAAGGGCGCAAGGCGGGCGCTGTTGTTGCCTGTGAGTGCGCCGTTTCATTCCTCACTGCTCGCGCCCGCGGCGGAGCGCCTCGCCCAGGCTTTGGCGGACATCGAGTTGACGGCACCGGCCGTGCCGGTGGTGAACAATGTCGATGCCGCGCAGGTAGCCACGCCAGACGAAATCCGCAGCGCGCTGGCGCGCCAGGCGTGCCGGCCCGTGCGCTGGGTCGAAAGCGTACGGAGAATCGCGGATTCGAATGTCGACTGCATCATCGAATGCGGGCCGGGGCGAGTGCTGGCCGGGTTGACGCGACGTATCGCCCCCAGAGTCGAGTCGCTTGCATTGACCGACGAGGCCGCGGCTGCGAAGGCGCGGGAGGCGGTAGCTCATGGCTGA
- the fabF gene encoding beta-ketoacyl-ACP synthase II: MSRRRVVVTGMGIVSPVGIGLQNAWSNIVAGGSGITRITHFDASMLASQIAAEVKGFDVSKYLPAKEARRMDRFIHLGLAAAIEAIGDSGLQVTADNAERIGTIIGSGIGGLPMIEDTHQEYMKSGPRRISPFFVPGTIINMVSGNLSIMYGLKGPNLAIVTACTTAAHSIGEAGRLIEYGDADVMVAGGAESTVSPMGVGGFSAARALSTRNDDPAGASRPWDKGRDGFVLGEGAGVVVLEEYEHAKRRGANIYCELAGYGMSADAHHMTAPCEDGEGAARCMANALRNAGLNTDQVDYINAHGTSTELGDIAETVAIKRCFGAAAEKVAISSTKSMTGHLLGAAGGVEAIFCVLAIRDQVVPPTINLTDPDPQCDLDYVPNSARNMPLGVALSNSFGFGGTNGTLVFRRI; the protein is encoded by the coding sequence GTGTCACGCCGTAGAGTCGTCGTTACCGGGATGGGTATCGTGTCCCCGGTCGGCATCGGATTGCAGAACGCCTGGTCGAATATCGTCGCGGGCGGGTCGGGCATCACGCGGATCACGCATTTCGATGCATCCATGCTGGCCTCCCAGATTGCCGCGGAAGTGAAGGGGTTCGACGTCTCGAAGTACCTGCCTGCCAAGGAAGCGCGGCGCATGGATCGATTCATTCATCTCGGCCTCGCCGCCGCGATCGAAGCGATCGGCGACAGCGGGTTGCAGGTTACGGCCGACAATGCCGAGCGCATCGGCACCATTATCGGCTCGGGCATCGGCGGCCTGCCGATGATCGAGGATACGCACCAGGAGTACATGAAGAGCGGGCCGCGTCGCATCTCCCCGTTCTTCGTTCCCGGTACCATCATCAACATGGTCTCCGGCAACCTTTCGATCATGTACGGGCTCAAAGGCCCGAATCTTGCCATCGTCACGGCGTGCACGACCGCTGCGCACAGCATCGGCGAGGCGGGCCGACTGATCGAGTATGGCGATGCGGATGTCATGGTGGCGGGCGGCGCGGAGTCGACCGTATCGCCGATGGGGGTTGGTGGTTTCAGCGCCGCGCGAGCGCTTTCCACGCGCAACGACGACCCCGCGGGTGCGAGCCGTCCGTGGGACAAGGGGCGCGACGGATTCGTGCTCGGCGAAGGTGCCGGCGTGGTGGTGCTGGAGGAATACGAGCATGCGAAGCGCCGCGGCGCCAACATCTACTGCGAGCTCGCCGGCTACGGCATGAGCGCGGATGCGCACCACATGACCGCGCCGTGCGAGGACGGGGAGGGCGCGGCGCGCTGCATGGCCAACGCGTTGCGCAACGCCGGTCTCAATACCGATCAAGTGGACTACATCAACGCGCACGGCACCTCGACGGAGCTGGGCGACATCGCCGAAACCGTCGCGATCAAGCGCTGCTTCGGCGCTGCGGCGGAAAAGGTCGCGATCAGCTCGACCAAGTCGATGACGGGCCATCTGCTGGGTGCCGCCGGAGGCGTCGAGGCGATCTTCTGCGTGCTTGCGATTCGCGACCAGGTGGTGCCGCCGACGATCAATCTCACCGATCCGGACCCGCAGTGCGACCTCGATTACGTCCCCAACAGTGCCCGGAACATGCCGCTGGGGGTTGCGCTTTCCAATTCGTTCGGATTCGGCGGAACCAACGGCACGCTGGTCTTCCGCCGCATCTGA
- the acpP gene encoding acyl carrier protein: MENVEQRVKKIVAEQLGVNEADVKNESSFVNDLGADSLDTVELVMALEEEFETEIPDEEAEKITTVQQAVDYIKAHASS, from the coding sequence ATGGAGAATGTCGAACAACGCGTGAAGAAGATCGTCGCCGAACAGCTCGGCGTGAACGAGGCTGATGTCAAGAACGAATCGTCGTTCGTCAACGATCTGGGCGCCGACTCGCTCGACACCGTCGAGCTCGTGATGGCCTTGGAGGAGGAGTTCGAAACCGAAATTCCGGACGAGGAGGCCGAGAAGATCACGACCGTCCAGCAAGCGGTCGATTACATCAAGGCGCACGCAAGCAGCTGA
- the fabG gene encoding 3-oxoacyl-ACP reductase FabG translates to MPAGRVALVTGASRGIGRAIALELGRLGAIVAGTATSAAGAATIAEYLAQAGIQGAGFAMDVTRADEVERVFGEISARLGEVAILVNNAGITRDNLLLRMREDEWQAVIDTDLTAVYRLCKLAIRPMMKARCGRIVNISSVVGAMGNAGQTNYSAAKAGLIGFTKALAREVGSRGITVNCVAPGFIDTDMTRVLSEAQRAALLAHVPLARFGDAAEVAACVGFLASSGAAYVTGCTLHVNGGMLMD, encoded by the coding sequence ATGCCTGCAGGTCGCGTTGCCCTGGTCACGGGTGCGAGCCGGGGCATCGGACGCGCGATCGCATTGGAGTTGGGACGGCTCGGCGCGATCGTGGCCGGCACCGCGACCTCGGCGGCCGGTGCTGCGACAATCGCCGAGTATCTCGCTCAGGCGGGTATCCAGGGCGCGGGTTTCGCCATGGACGTGACCCGGGCCGACGAGGTCGAGCGCGTGTTCGGCGAGATCTCGGCGCGACTGGGCGAAGTCGCAATCCTGGTCAACAATGCCGGGATCACGCGCGACAATCTGCTGCTTCGCATGCGCGAAGACGAATGGCAAGCGGTCATCGACACCGATCTGACCGCCGTGTATCGTCTGTGCAAGCTGGCGATCCGCCCGATGATGAAGGCGCGCTGCGGGCGCATCGTCAACATCTCCTCGGTGGTCGGCGCCATGGGCAACGCCGGGCAGACCAATTATTCCGCGGCCAAGGCAGGGCTGATCGGTTTTACCAAGGCGCTCGCGCGTGAAGTCGGCAGTCGCGGCATCACGGTGAACTGCGTCGCTCCGGGCTTCATCGACACCGACATGACGCGTGTATTGAGCGAGGCACAGCGTGCTGCACTGCTCGCGCACGTGCCGCTGGCGCGCTTCGGCGATGCGGCCGAAGTCGCGGCCTGCGTCGGGTTCCTCGCCTCGTCCGGTGCGGCCTACGTCACCGGGTGCACGCTGCACGTCAACGGCGGGATGCTGATGGATTGA
- the pabC gene encoding aminodeoxychorismate lyase, with translation MILVDGLVSESLSALDRGLAYGDGVFRTMRAESGKVLHWPRHHRKLEHDCARLGIACPAAPVLSADIGRILRAEPDCVLKIIVTRGQGGRGFAPPMHTEPTRVVASFPLPLPPQDCDEHGVRVRWCSTRLAAQPALAGVKHLNRLENVLARSEWTDPTIAEGIMLDAGGDVVEGTMSNIFILEQGRLITPSLERCGVAGVQRERLIALAERICRGSEVGSVSPPRLLAADQVYLLNSVIGAWWVSALEARTWKRSELTPVLQSALRADDG, from the coding sequence GTGATCCTGGTGGACGGACTGGTCAGCGAGTCGCTGAGCGCGCTCGACCGAGGCCTTGCCTATGGCGACGGCGTGTTTCGGACCATGCGGGCCGAATCCGGCAAGGTACTGCACTGGCCCCGCCACCATCGCAAGCTCGAGCACGATTGCGCCCGGCTCGGCATCGCGTGCCCCGCGGCCCCGGTGCTGAGTGCCGACATCGGTCGGATATTGCGCGCCGAGCCCGATTGCGTGCTGAAGATCATCGTCACACGCGGGCAGGGCGGACGCGGCTTTGCACCTCCGATGCATACCGAGCCGACGCGCGTGGTTGCGAGCTTTCCGCTGCCGCTCCCGCCACAGGACTGCGACGAGCACGGTGTTCGCGTCCGCTGGTGTTCGACCCGTCTCGCCGCACAACCGGCGCTTGCGGGCGTCAAACATCTGAACCGCCTGGAGAACGTGCTTGCCCGCAGCGAGTGGACCGATCCCACGATTGCCGAGGGCATCATGTTGGACGCCGGCGGCGATGTGGTCGAGGGCACGATGAGCAACATCTTCATTCTCGAGCAGGGTCGGCTGATCACGCCGTCGCTGGAGCGTTGCGGCGTGGCGGGTGTGCAGCGCGAGCGCCTGATCGCCCTGGCGGAGCGGATCTGCCGCGGCAGCGAGGTCGGCTCCGTCTCGCCGCCGCGGCTGCTCGCGGCCGATCAGGTGTATCTGCTCAACAGCGTGATCGGCGCATGGTGGGTATCCGCGCTGGAAGCTCGCACCTGGAAACGGAGCGAGCTTACGCCCGTGCTGCAGTCGGCCCTGCGAGCAGACGATGGCTAG
- the plsX gene encoding phosphate acyltransferase PlsX, which translates to MDVTVAVDCMGGDHGPHVTVPAALAGIGGRSDLDLILVGLRDVIEAELRARGAQPGPRLRIHHASEIVAMDEPVASALRTKRDSSMRVALNLVKSGEAQACVSAGNTGALMAVSRFVLRMLPGIERPPIATVLPTMKGHVTVLDLGANVDCTPHDLLQFGIMGATLVSALEHVERPSVGLLNIGEEDIKGNGVVKRAADLLRAGGLNFYGNVEGDDIYKGTTDVVVCDGFVGNVALKASEGLAQMLSVFLREEFTRTPYSKLAALIARPVLEAFKRRVDHRRYNGANLLGLRGIVIKSHGSADIVAFEHAIHRAADAVQSGLLRKIGERIALTEEGAA; encoded by the coding sequence ATGGACGTCACGGTCGCAGTCGATTGCATGGGCGGGGATCATGGTCCCCATGTCACCGTTCCAGCCGCCTTGGCCGGGATCGGTGGGCGCTCCGATCTGGACCTGATCCTGGTTGGGTTGCGCGATGTGATCGAAGCGGAGTTGCGCGCCCGCGGCGCCCAACCGGGTCCGCGGCTGCGCATCCATCACGCTTCGGAAATCGTCGCGATGGACGAGCCGGTTGCCTCGGCGCTGCGCACGAAGCGCGATTCTTCCATGCGGGTGGCGCTCAACCTGGTGAAAAGCGGCGAGGCGCAAGCGTGCGTGAGCGCCGGCAACACGGGTGCCTTGATGGCCGTATCGCGCTTCGTGCTGCGGATGCTGCCCGGTATCGAACGCCCGCCGATCGCCACCGTGCTGCCGACGATGAAAGGCCACGTCACGGTTCTGGATCTGGGCGCGAATGTCGATTGTACGCCGCACGACCTGCTGCAGTTCGGCATCATGGGCGCGACGCTGGTCTCGGCGCTGGAGCATGTGGAGCGGCCGAGCGTCGGCTTGCTCAACATCGGCGAAGAAGACATCAAGGGCAACGGTGTCGTGAAGCGCGCAGCCGATCTGTTGCGTGCGGGCGGGCTCAATTTCTACGGCAATGTCGAAGGCGACGACATCTATAAGGGAACGACCGACGTCGTAGTCTGCGATGGATTCGTCGGCAACGTGGCGCTCAAGGCTTCGGAAGGACTGGCGCAGATGTTGAGCGTGTTCCTGCGCGAAGAATTCACGCGCACCCCGTACAGCAAACTTGCCGCCCTGATCGCGCGGCCCGTGCTGGAGGCGTTCAAGCGCCGCGTCGACCACCGCCGCTACAACGGCGCGAACCTACTGGGGCTGCGGGGCATCGTCATCAAGAGTCACGGCTCGGCCGACATCGTCGCCTTCGAGCACGCGATCCATCGCGCCGCGGATGCGGTGCAAAGCGGCCTGCTGCGCAAGATCGGCGAGCGCATCGCTCTGACCGAGGAGGGTGCGGCGTGA